The proteins below come from a single Campylobacter sp. CCUG 57310 genomic window:
- a CDS encoding formate dehydrogenase subunit alpha codes for MSQANTPSTLAPNRIGRRSFLKMASLATAIGSVSGLAASGVTREASSEEMKNPFSNSRIVKSVCTACSVGCGVIAEVENGVWVRQEVAQDHPVSAGGHCCKGSDMIDMVRSHCRVKYPMVKENGKWKRISYEEALDRIGAQLKKYREENPEQVMFLGSAKVSNEQSYYISKFAAMFGTNNLDHQARIUHSATVAGVANTWGYGAMTNHLGDIQNAKSIFIIGSNPAVNHPVGFRHFLKAKENNGAKLIVVDPRYTRTAAKADYFAQIRPGTDIPFMYGMMNLIFENGWEDKKFIEDRTYGIDLIREEAKKWTPEVVEDVTGVKASILKEITEVFAKNKPGSVVWAMGLTQHTIGSSNTRIAPILQLILGNMGVSGGGCNILRGHDNVQGASDMANAPDSLPGYYSKNEGSWKYFAKMWKVDYEWLQGNFVKPEWMFKPGFTLARWWAGPLDGKNGNDPIDNAGTSLKALFVIGNGITSTAQQVKVQEGLDNLELLILADPFVNEAGIITNKKDNIFLLPSATQFESSGSVVATNRSGQWRSQAVEPLFESKQDQEILFELAKRIGFYDELTRTIRDENGNIEWPEAATREIASIVKSIGLTGWTPERLKKHQENWDKFDEKTLMGKKGTPVEGEYYGLPWPCWTTSHCGSPNLYDINRSVAEGGMGFRNRFGLEHNGVNQLAADGSAPVDSAVKGGYPQITKENIESVLGITLTEEEKAKMGATWATDDSNIIAEKCVQKGIAPYGNARARAVVWTFADQIPMHREPIHSPRTDLAKKYPSFKDKPNHYRVFTKYESLQQSKDFAKEFPINLITARLVNLNGAGMENRASMYLARLTPEMFCDIHPDLAAKYQLKNGDMMWIHSPEGTKIKVKARLVHSVLPDMIFLPFHFTGVMQGVDMTGNFPEGTKPYAWGESANTITNYGYDIVTQIPETKGGLCRIEKA; via the coding sequence ATGTCGCAAGCTAATACACCTAGCACACTTGCGCCAAACAGAATCGGTCGCAGATCGTTTCTCAAGATGGCGTCGCTTGCTACGGCTATCGGCTCTGTTAGCGGACTTGCCGCGAGCGGAGTAACTAGAGAGGCAAGCAGCGAGGAGATGAAAAATCCATTTTCTAATTCTCGCATTGTAAAAAGCGTCTGTACGGCGTGTTCTGTAGGATGCGGAGTTATAGCAGAGGTTGAAAACGGCGTTTGGGTTCGTCAAGAAGTAGCTCAAGACCACCCTGTAAGTGCAGGCGGACACTGCTGTAAGGGCAGCGATATGATCGATATGGTTCGCTCTCATTGTCGCGTTAAATACCCTATGGTTAAAGAAAACGGAAAGTGGAAAAGAATAAGCTACGAAGAAGCGCTTGACAGAATAGGTGCTCAACTTAAAAAATATAGAGAGGAAAATCCGGAGCAAGTGATGTTTCTGGGTTCTGCCAAAGTTAGCAACGAACAAAGCTACTATATAAGCAAATTCGCTGCTATGTTTGGAACGAACAACCTGGATCATCAAGCTAGAATTTGACATAGTGCAACAGTCGCCGGTGTGGCGAATACTTGGGGTTACGGCGCTATGACAAACCACCTTGGAGATATCCAAAACGCGAAATCTATATTTATAATAGGCTCAAATCCGGCAGTTAATCACCCTGTGGGATTTAGACACTTTTTAAAAGCTAAGGAAAACAACGGAGCTAAGCTAATAGTTGTAGATCCTAGATATACAAGAACTGCGGCAAAAGCCGATTATTTCGCTCAAATTCGTCCAGGAACGGACATACCGTTTATGTATGGGATGATGAATTTAATCTTTGAAAACGGCTGGGAAGATAAGAAATTCATAGAAGATAGAACTTACGGTATAGATCTTATCCGTGAAGAGGCTAAAAAATGGACTCCTGAAGTTGTTGAAGATGTAACGGGAGTAAAGGCTAGCATTCTTAAAGAGATAACGGAAGTTTTTGCTAAAAATAAACCCGGCTCGGTTGTGTGGGCTATGGGTTTAACTCAGCACACTATAGGAAGCTCAAACACTCGTATAGCTCCTATACTTCAGCTAATACTTGGCAATATGGGCGTAAGCGGCGGCGGATGCAACATCCTTCGCGGACACGATAACGTTCAAGGCGCAAGTGATATGGCAAACGCTCCTGACAGCTTGCCTGGGTATTATTCTAAGAATGAAGGCTCTTGGAAATACTTTGCTAAGATGTGGAAAGTTGATTACGAGTGGTTGCAAGGAAATTTCGTAAAACCTGAGTGGATGTTTAAACCGGGCTTTACCCTTGCTCGCTGGTGGGCGGGACCGCTTGACGGAAAGAACGGAAACGATCCGATAGATAATGCAGGAACCAGCTTAAAAGCGCTGTTTGTAATAGGAAACGGTATCACATCTACCGCTCAGCAAGTCAAGGTTCAAGAAGGACTTGATAATCTTGAGCTTTTAATACTAGCCGATCCTTTCGTAAATGAAGCTGGTATCATAACAAACAAAAAAGATAATATATTCTTACTTCCTTCTGCAACTCAGTTTGAGTCAAGCGGTTCGGTTGTAGCTACCAATAGAAGCGGTCAATGGAGATCTCAAGCGGTTGAGCCTTTGTTTGAGAGTAAGCAGGATCAGGAAATTTTATTTGAGCTTGCTAAGCGCATAGGATTTTATGATGAGCTAACCAGAACTATCCGTGATGAAAACGGTAATATCGAGTGGCCTGAAGCTGCTACTAGAGAAATTGCAAGCATAGTAAAAAGTATCGGACTTACCGGCTGGACTCCTGAGAGACTGAAAAAACATCAAGAAAACTGGGATAAATTTGATGAAAAAACTCTTATGGGCAAAAAGGGCACACCTGTAGAGGGCGAATATTACGGGTTGCCGTGGCCTTGCTGGACTACAAGCCACTGCGGAAGTCCAAATTTGTACGATATAAATAGGTCTGTAGCCGAAGGCGGTATGGGTTTTAGAAATCGCTTCGGTTTAGAGCATAACGGCGTCAATCAACTTGCAGCCGACGGCTCTGCGCCTGTGGATTCGGCAGTAAAAGGCGGATATCCTCAGATTACCAAAGAGAATATAGAGTCTGTTTTGGGTATTACTTTAACAGAAGAAGAAAAAGCCAAGATGGGAGCTACTTGGGCAACTGACGATAGCAATATAATAGCCGAAAAGTGTGTGCAAAAAGGCATCGCTCCTTACGGAAACGCAAGAGCAAGAGCTGTCGTGTGGACATTTGCGGATCAAATTCCTATGCACAGAGAGCCGATTCACTCTCCAAGAACGGATCTTGCTAAGAAGTACCCAAGCTTTAAAGATAAGCCAAACCACTACCGCGTATTTACAAAATACGAGAGTTTGCAACAAAGCAAGGATTTTGCTAAAGAATTCCCGATAAATTTGATCACCGCAAGGCTTGTAAACCTAAACGGTGCGGGAATGGAAAATAGAGCCAGTATGTATTTGGCACGTTTAACCCCTGAGATGTTTTGTGATATACACCCTGATCTTGCGGCAAAATATCAGCTTAAAAACGGTGATATGATGTGGATACACTCTCCTGAAGGAACTAAGATCAAGGTTAAGGCTAGACTTGTACATTCGGTTCTTCCTGATATGATATTCTTGCCGTTTCACTTTACGGGCGTTATGCAAGGTGTGGATATGACGGGAAATTTCCCTGAGGGAACCAAACCATACGCTTGGGGCGAAAGCGCAAATACGATAACAAACTATGGTTATGACATAGTTACTCAAATTCCAGAGACAAAAGGCGGTCTATGCCGCATAGAAAAGGCGTAA
- the fdh3B gene encoding formate dehydrogenase FDH3 subunit beta, whose protein sequence is MSAITRLKFYCDDDRCIDCNGCSVACDEAHELPMGVRRRRVITLNEGVVGKEVSTSIACMHCEDAPCSLVCPVDCFYIRNDGIVLHDKEICIGCGYCLYACPFGAPQFPKTGVFGVKGSMDKCTMCAGGPEPTNSEHEREEYGQNRISEGKVPVCAAMCSTKALLVGESDIIEQIYQDRVSARGYGVKNIKESPSWKIAYYTKDRV, encoded by the coding sequence ATGAGTGCGATAACAAGACTTAAATTTTATTGCGATGATGATAGATGTATCGATTGTAACGGTTGTTCGGTAGCGTGCGACGAAGCGCATGAGCTTCCTATGGGAGTTCGCCGCCGCCGTGTTATAACCTTAAACGAGGGCGTAGTGGGCAAAGAAGTTTCGACTTCTATTGCTTGTATGCACTGCGAAGACGCTCCGTGCTCTTTGGTTTGCCCTGTTGATTGTTTTTATATAAGAAACGACGGAATCGTTCTTCATGATAAAGAAATTTGCATAGGCTGCGGATACTGCTTGTATGCTTGTCCTTTCGGTGCTCCTCAGTTTCCAAAAACCGGCGTATTTGGCGTTAAGGGCTCTATGGATAAGTGTACGATGTGTGCAGGAGGTCCTGAGCCTACAAATAGCGAACATGAGCGCGAAGAGTATGGACAAAACAGAATTTCTGAGGGTAAAGTTCCCGTTTGTGCGGCTATGTGTTCTACTAAAGCTTTGCTTGTGGGAGAATCTGATATAATTGAGCAAATTTATCAAGATAGAGTAAGCGCAAGAGGATACGGCGTGAAAAATATCAAAGAATCACCTTCTTGGAAGATCGCTTACTACACAAAGGATAGAGTATGA
- a CDS encoding formate dehydrogenase subunit gamma — MTRIFVFLSMAFGALMASSATSTNQYDSNIWAAGRVENIKPYEDGFGPLFTFIQGNDYFAFGVVAILAAVVFAFVLHFLIIGPKHFSHDGKKIYAFGVIERVSHALAAVSWIVLVPTGIIMMWGDLFGGGTFVRVCKNLHGIATIIFAVSVPPMMIYWTKRMLPVIYDIKWMMIVGGYLSKVKRPVPAGKFNAGQKAWYWIAIPGGLVMIATGAAMYFLDFSTPNVAGWLGMSQIEVLRLSAIIHNILGIVCATFFFVHIYMAAIAIHGAIWSMVTGYKEEEEVAILHSYWYKELQSKGQI, encoded by the coding sequence ATGACAAGAATTTTTGTTTTTCTTTCTATGGCTTTTGGAGCTTTGATGGCTAGTTCTGCAACCAGCACCAATCAATATGATAGCAACATATGGGCTGCCGGCAGAGTAGAAAACATCAAGCCTTACGAAGATGGATTTGGTCCGCTTTTTACTTTTATCCAAGGAAATGACTACTTCGCGTTTGGCGTTGTTGCTATACTTGCTGCCGTTGTGTTTGCCTTTGTTCTTCACTTTTTGATCATAGGTCCAAAGCATTTTAGCCATGACGGAAAGAAAATTTACGCTTTTGGAGTGATTGAGCGCGTATCTCACGCTCTTGCGGCGGTATCTTGGATAGTGCTTGTCCCAACGGGCATAATCATGATGTGGGGCGATCTATTTGGTGGCGGAACTTTTGTTAGAGTCTGTAAGAATTTGCACGGTATAGCGACTATTATCTTTGCGGTTTCCGTGCCTCCGATGATGATTTACTGGACAAAAAGAATGCTTCCTGTGATCTATGACATCAAATGGATGATGATAGTGGGTGGCTATCTTTCAAAGGTTAAGCGACCTGTGCCTGCGGGTAAATTTAACGCCGGTCAAAAGGCGTGGTATTGGATAGCGATTCCCGGCGGTCTTGTTATGATAGCAACGGGAGCAGCGATGTATTTCCTAGACTTCTCAACTCCAAACGTTGCAGGCTGGCTTGGAATGAGTCAGATAGAGGTTCTTAGACTTTCAGCTATCATCCACAACATACTTGGTATAGTTTGCGCTACTTTCTTCTTTGTGCATATCTATATGGCTGCAATCGCTATTCACGGAGCGATTTGGTCTATGGTTACGGGCTATAAAGAGGAAGAAGAGGTGGCTATACTTCATAGCTATTGGTATAAAGAGCTTCAAAGTAAAGGTCAAATTTAA
- the fdhD gene encoding formate dehydrogenase accessory sulfurtransferase FdhD, translating to MQPIYTTQITKFKGDEQILKDDILVREIKLEIQINDKRFGAMMATPVDQEALAVGYLISENIIASPKDISEVRLEDDGLMVKIAAKVNEKSMERFDEEAIIISGCGRGQTANIDPEAMAARVVKAYVKFKKDEILKQMGQFYTQCELYEMTGCVHTAKLYVDENTFFIGEDIAQHNTIDKAVGKACLAGVDLGKTFLMVSGRLSSEMVAKAVMHGVPALISRTAPTSLGVLIARKFNLTLCGFARGENMNVYSGLERIIG from the coding sequence ATGCAACCGATTTATACTACGCAAATCACCAAATTTAAAGGTGATGAGCAAATTTTAAAAGATGATATTTTGGTTCGTGAGATCAAGCTTGAAATTCAGATCAACGACAAACGCTTCGGTGCTATGATGGCGACACCTGTGGATCAAGAAGCACTTGCCGTAGGTTATCTTATAAGCGAGAATATAATAGCTAGTCCAAAAGATATAAGCGAAGTTAGGCTTGAGGATGACGGACTTATGGTCAAAATAGCCGCAAAGGTAAATGAAAAGAGTATGGAGCGCTTTGATGAAGAGGCTATCATCATAAGCGGATGCGGTAGAGGACAAACTGCCAACATCGATCCGGAGGCAATGGCGGCAAGAGTCGTAAAAGCCTATGTCAAATTTAAAAAAGATGAAATTTTAAAGCAGATGGGACAGTTTTACACGCAGTGCGAGCTTTATGAGATGACTGGTTGCGTGCATACGGCAAAGCTTTATGTGGATGAAAATACTTTCTTTATCGGAGAGGATATCGCTCAGCACAACACTATTGATAAAGCCGTAGGCAAGGCCTGTTTAGCAGGAGTTGATCTTGGCAAGACGTTTTTGATGGTTAGCGGAAGATTAAGCTCTGAAATGGTGGCAAAAGCCGTTATGCACGGAGTACCGGCACTTATTTCACGAACGGCTCCGACTAGCCTTGGAGTGCTGATAGCGCGTAAATTTAACCTTACTCTTTGCGGATTTGCAAGGGGTGAAAATATGAACGTTTATAGCGGTCTTGAGAGGATTATAGGATGA
- a CDS encoding winged helix-turn-helix domain-containing protein gives MNKEVENLINDLLNSNGRLDCGSAFKISAKTNTPIEEVGKIATDIGVKIDNCELGQFGKLDCDSGSVEVLSKLEPFLDDKRRIFCADGRNAAQGVGLKKIRSTLKDYKIDVKYCKLGCFKEKKGKKMVVKTKTWIENAEGELIFGKGKTEVLEVIAQVGSISKAAEILGMNYKKCWNHLQILQKNMKEDLVNTKQGGGDNAGTTLNERAYELINAYKQLQADIEEYANKRFKELFIKKEEK, from the coding sequence ATGAATAAAGAGGTCGAAAATTTGATAAATGATCTGCTGAATTCAAACGGCAGACTTGATTGCGGTTCGGCTTTTAAAATTTCAGCCAAGACAAACACACCCATAGAAGAAGTTGGCAAAATAGCTACTGATATCGGCGTTAAGATCGATAACTGCGAGCTTGGACAGTTTGGAAAGCTTGATTGTGATAGTGGAAGCGTAGAGGTTTTGTCCAAGCTTGAGCCGTTTTTAGATGATAAAAGAAGAATATTTTGCGCCGATGGAAGAAATGCGGCGCAAGGGGTCGGCTTAAAGAAAATTCGCTCAACTTTAAAAGATTATAAAATAGATGTCAAGTACTGCAAGCTAGGCTGTTTTAAAGAAAAAAAAGGCAAGAAAATGGTAGTAAAAACTAAAACATGGATAGAAAACGCAGAGGGCGAATTAATCTTTGGCAAAGGTAAAACCGAAGTTCTTGAAGTAATAGCTCAAGTTGGCTCGATCTCAAAAGCGGCTGAAATTTTAGGAATGAATTATAAAAAATGCTGGAATCACTTGCAAATTTTACAAAAAAATATGAAAGAAGATCTTGTAAACACAAAGCAAGGTGGCGGGGATAACGCGGGAACTACGCTAAATGAAAGAGCTTATGAACTTATTAACGCTTATAAGCAGCTTCAAGCCGATATCGAAGAGTATGCAAACAAGCGTTTTAAAGAGCTGTTTATAAAAAAAGAAGAGAAATAA
- a CDS encoding sodium-dependent tyrosine transporter, whose product MYIKLNDRVYLNKDKITRVKVDSVQDGIRIRFYEGQNQVAKSGKFESEAKAIEWLEKNFINK is encoded by the coding sequence ATGTATATCAAACTAAACGACAGAGTCTATCTTAACAAAGATAAGATCACCAGAGTAAAAGTTGATAGCGTTCAAGACGGTATCAGAATTCGCTTCTATGAGGGTCAAAATCAAGTTGCAAAGAGCGGAAAATTCGAAAGCGAAGCAAAAGCTATAGAGTGGCTTGAGAAAAACTTTATCAACAAATAA
- the yedF gene encoding sulfurtransferase-like selenium metabolism protein YedF, with the protein MQIDCRNLECPQPVINTKNALNELKNGEILEILVNAVAPKENISRFLTSQNIKFTMTEDNDEVIIRAVKSGAEIKSENFDEFLCKTPSKVGKVVYINEEHAGSGAVGVGLMSKFIGALLQLETKPYAVICVNNAVKMTTDRGHVSFAPLKELERAGVKILSCGSCLEAYKLVDKLSIGEMTNAYEVVSLLDKYDVIKL; encoded by the coding sequence ATGCAAATAGATTGTAGAAATTTAGAGTGTCCGCAGCCTGTTATAAACACGAAAAACGCCTTAAATGAGCTAAAAAACGGCGAAATTTTAGAAATTTTAGTAAATGCCGTAGCTCCAAAAGAAAATATCAGTCGCTTTTTAACTTCTCAAAATATCAAATTTACTATGACCGAAGATAATGATGAAGTGATAATTAGAGCCGTTAAAAGCGGGGCTGAGATAAAGAGTGAAAATTTTGATGAATTTCTTTGCAAAACTCCTAGCAAGGTCGGTAAAGTTGTGTATATAAACGAAGAGCACGCAGGAAGCGGAGCCGTGGGCGTAGGGCTTATGAGTAAATTTATAGGCGCTCTTCTTCAGCTTGAAACCAAGCCTTATGCCGTGATTTGCGTAAATAATGCGGTTAAAATGACAACCGATCGAGGACACGTCAGCTTTGCGCCACTAAAAGAGCTTGAAAGGGCAGGTGTAAAAATTCTAAGTTGCGGAAGCTGTTTGGAGGCTTATAAACTAGTTGATAAATTAAGTATCGGCGAGATGACAAACGCGTATGAAGTCGTGAGTCTGCTTGATAAATACGATGTGATAAAGCTATGA
- the selD gene encoding selenide, water dikinase SelD, producing MYNDKRLTKFVSAAGUAAKLDPSGLNKSVGKLDLAHPNLLTHTDTNEDASVFKINDELALVQTLDFITPVVDDPYLYGQIAAANSLSDIFAMGAKVINALNIVGFDSCNLEPEILSEILQGGLSKVRECGGALVGGHTIETKEMYYGLSVTGSVRPNKFWANNTACEGDVLILTKPLGMGALSTAIKADMLNLDQIKEAVSYMTQLNFYAVEAMSEICVNAATDVTGFGFLGHLSEMLRADINFQIFADKVPILSSAKEVAAMGLLPAGSYKNREFASKFVSGKEADMLLYDAQTSGGLLLAVDEKHANLALKRLKEAGYEMSQAVGVVKSGSCGIRLV from the coding sequence ATGTATAACGATAAAAGACTTACTAAATTCGTATCCGCTGCGGGTTGAGCTGCCAAACTGGACCCGTCGGGTCTAAACAAAAGTGTCGGCAAGCTTGATCTGGCCCATCCGAATTTGCTTACTCACACAGATACCAACGAGGATGCAAGCGTATTTAAGATAAACGACGAGCTTGCGCTTGTGCAGACACTTGACTTTATAACTCCTGTTGTCGATGATCCGTATCTTTATGGGCAGATTGCCGCGGCAAATTCGCTAAGCGATATATTTGCAATGGGCGCAAAAGTAATAAACGCACTAAATATCGTCGGTTTTGATAGTTGCAACCTTGAGCCTGAAATTTTAAGCGAAATTTTGCAAGGCGGGTTAAGTAAAGTGCGTGAATGCGGCGGCGCTCTTGTGGGCGGGCATACGATAGAGACTAAAGAGATGTATTACGGACTTAGCGTAACAGGAAGCGTTAGACCGAATAAATTTTGGGCGAATAATACAGCTTGCGAGGGTGATGTGTTGATCCTTACAAAGCCGCTTGGGATGGGGGCTTTAAGCACGGCTATAAAAGCTGATATGCTAAATTTAGACCAAATCAAAGAGGCTGTTAGCTATATGACTCAGCTAAATTTTTATGCGGTAGAGGCGATGAGCGAAATTTGCGTTAATGCGGCGACTGATGTAACGGGATTTGGATTTTTAGGGCATTTGAGCGAGATGCTAAGAGCTGATATAAATTTTCAAATTTTTGCTGATAAAGTCCCGATTTTATCCAGCGCCAAAGAAGTTGCAGCGATGGGACTATTGCCTGCAGGAAGTTATAAAAATCGCGAATTTGCTAGTAAATTTGTAAGCGGCAAGGAGGCTGATATGCTACTTTACGATGCTCAAACTTCAGGCGGACTTTTGCTTGCGGTTGATGAAAAACATGCAAATTTAGCTCTTAAGCGACTAAAAGAAGCAGGATATGAGATGAGCCAAGCAGTTGGCGTAGTAAAAAGCGGCAGTTGCGGTATCAGATTGGTTTAG
- a CDS encoding disulfide bond formation protein B, protein MGFFNEKNFDFFMATAVLLVLAIPVGIANFYLGYVIGEGPCTLCWWERMGMVVVGGAGILILRYGLRARYIAAILFAAAYGIFMTLRHASFSVYRDVGMGFGGDIFGAHTYTWGILVYWVVVVVMGIFMLFAKDKVVAEDISREHTRIKPLSKYSSFVIALSLIVVLSNAVQALISAGYPPYSGKGSPERISLNNTWTAGVWKRFEKPFSFTGSNVVEDPFIAGEPKEKSIKFSANAKDGAFVDIKPAIAVKNSFPLPFTTKGIFGKGVTSGLAYNAKDDVFGISNTEGSVYFADANFKEIAHAIIDKPNGRNIKKSVASTFVGDMLVTSGFNKTIFAVKQVSKDKIDPYKEWVTFRETTGGLEMPWHTDRPALLTIRAKKQYILTLSKDQNSNFMYMISVPNDRVKGMILIKVDTKDRLLSGETIITSSLALKEKRDIKDYYVTAGDITDGKFLAYSKNYNTLLVIDLASAKVIDAYEMPQIGDISGLAIKGDSLFTLAHKDGKVEVVELDNPLM, encoded by the coding sequence GTGGGATTTTTTAACGAAAAGAATTTTGACTTTTTTATGGCGACGGCAGTACTTTTAGTGCTTGCTATACCTGTTGGAATCGCAAATTTTTATCTTGGATATGTGATCGGCGAAGGTCCGTGCACGCTTTGCTGGTGGGAGAGAATGGGTATGGTAGTAGTAGGAGGAGCCGGAATTCTTATCCTTAGATATGGGCTTAGAGCAAGATATATCGCGGCTATTTTATTTGCGGCGGCTTACGGTATATTTATGACGCTTCGTCACGCAAGCTTTAGCGTGTATAGAGACGTTGGTATGGGCTTTGGTGGAGATATTTTCGGCGCTCACACTTATACTTGGGGAATTTTAGTATATTGGGTTGTGGTTGTCGTAATGGGAATTTTCATGCTATTTGCAAAAGATAAAGTAGTGGCCGAAGATATATCAAGAGAGCATACTCGTATAAAACCGCTTTCTAAATACTCAAGCTTCGTTATTGCGCTTAGCCTTATCGTAGTGCTTTCAAACGCGGTTCAAGCGCTTATTTCGGCAGGATACCCTCCATATAGCGGTAAGGGAAGCCCTGAGAGAATAAGTCTAAATAATACTTGGACTGCAGGCGTTTGGAAGAGATTTGAAAAGCCGTTTTCATTTACAGGCTCAAACGTAGTTGAGGATCCGTTTATAGCCGGCGAACCAAAAGAAAAGAGCATTAAATTTAGCGCAAACGCTAAAGACGGTGCTTTTGTAGATATAAAACCTGCCATAGCTGTTAAAAATAGCTTCCCGCTTCCGTTTACTACAAAAGGAATTTTCGGCAAGGGCGTTACATCAGGACTTGCTTATAACGCTAAAGACGATGTATTCGGTATCTCAAATACTGAAGGAAGTGTTTATTTTGCCGATGCGAATTTCAAAGAGATAGCTCATGCCATCATAGATAAGCCAAACGGCAGAAATATCAAAAAATCAGTCGCTTCAACTTTCGTAGGCGATATGTTGGTAACTTCAGGGTTTAATAAGACGATTTTTGCAGTAAAACAAGTATCAAAAGACAAGATTGATCCTTATAAAGAGTGGGTAACGTTCCGCGAGACTACCGGAGGACTTGAGATGCCTTGGCATACAGATCGTCCTGCACTTCTTACTATAAGAGCCAAAAAACAATACATCCTGACGTTAAGCAAGGATCAAAACAGCAATTTTATGTATATGATATCCGTGCCAAATGATCGTGTTAAAGGCATGATACTTATAAAAGTTGATACTAAAGATAGATTGCTAAGCGGCGAAACCATCATCACTTCATCGCTTGCTCTTAAAGAAAAGCGTGATATTAAGGATTATTATGTAACAGCAGGCGATATAACTGACGGTAAATTCTTAGCATACTCTAAAAACTACAACACCTTGCTTGTGATAGATCTTGCAAGTGCAAAGGTTATTGACGCTTATGAGATGCCTCAGATCGGTGATATATCAGGACTTGCCATAAAAGGCGATAGCTTATTTACTCTAGCTCATAAAGACGGTAAAGTAGAAGTTGTCGAGCTTGACAATCCTTTAATGTAA
- a CDS encoding YqjD family protein: MAAQDLNLESLKKDIDSLKTDLKDIVKSIKDIGAKQIEAGKDKILDHLDTEEIKKYIDDLKAKGKDGIETVNDTIKEDPIKSVAIAAGVGFLIGWILKK, translated from the coding sequence ATGGCTGCACAAGACTTAAATTTAGAGAGTTTAAAAAAAGATATCGATTCGCTAAAAACGGATCTAAAAGATATAGTTAAGTCTATAAAAGATATCGGAGCCAAGCAGATTGAAGCCGGCAAAGATAAAATTTTAGATCACTTGGATACCGAAGAGATCAAAAAATACATCGACGATCTTAAGGCAAAAGGCAAAGACGGCATAGAAACCGTAAATGATACGATCAAAGAAGATCCGATTAAAAGCGTTGCGATAGCGGCAGGTGTTGGGTTTTTAATAGGTTGGATACTTAAAAAATAA
- a CDS encoding NAD(P)H-dependent oxidoreductase — protein sequence MDALDNKDYLEIINFRHACKIFDENKKIRKADFEFILEAGRLSPSSLGLEQWDFLVVQNKALREKIKEKSWGQPQITTCSHLVVVLAKIAELKSGSEYIDKMIDRLAFSSEQDRMAKEEFYKTRLHQKLQNNDEIIFQWSHEQCLFAALNMMNAAASIGIDSCPMEGFERDEVGKILGIDPLKHRVAIIVPFGYRLNPQPPKYRREMSDVVKWID from the coding sequence ATGGACGCTTTGGATAATAAGGACTATTTGGAAATCATAAATTTTCGCCACGCTTGCAAAATTTTTGATGAAAATAAAAAGATCAGAAAAGCTGATTTTGAGTTCATCCTTGAGGCGGGCAGACTTAGTCCAAGCTCGCTCGGACTTGAGCAGTGGGACTTTCTCGTTGTGCAAAACAAAGCTTTGCGTGAAAAGATAAAAGAAAAATCATGGGGTCAGCCTCAGATAACTACTTGCTCTCATCTTGTTGTCGTGCTTGCTAAGATTGCCGAATTAAAAAGCGGAAGCGAGTATATCGATAAGATGATTGATCGTCTTGCTTTTAGTTCCGAGCAAGATCGTATGGCTAAAGAGGAATTTTACAAGACAAGACTTCATCAAAAGCTTCAAAACAACGACGAGATAATTTTTCAGTGGTCTCATGAGCAGTGCTTGTTCGCTGCGCTAAATATGATGAATGCCGCTGCAAGTATCGGCATAGACAGTTGTCCGATGGAGGGCTTTGAGCGTGATGAGGTGGGTAAAATTTTAGGAATTGATCCACTTAAACATCGCGTTGCTATCATTGTGCCATTTGGATATCGTCTAAACCCTCAACCGCCAAAATATCGCCGTGAAATGAGCGATGTAGTCAAATGGATAGATTAA